Proteins from one Mesotoga infera genomic window:
- a CDS encoding molybdopterin-dependent oxidoreductase, whose amino-acid sequence MKVLLFIILCAIVVTVIVFGINNAPQKNVQEILVKDYQGIKLDDLTAFRENSIKGVQYVSEENYILRVGGLVERPYEMSYSTLQELEHTEKVVTLFCVEGWTAKMLWGGIPLVELIEKAGPMAEVDNVIFKSTDGYTTSLSLDYIKERNIILADRLNGIKLPPAQGFPFIVVAEDKWGYKWARWVEEIELSDDETYRGYWEVLGYSNNGSLDKPMFERYDKPESSGGKELR is encoded by the coding sequence GTGAAGGTTCTGCTTTTCATAATCTTATGCGCAATCGTAGTTACAGTTATAGTCTTTGGAATAAATAACGCACCGCAAAAAAATGTGCAGGAGATACTGGTGAAAGATTACCAGGGAATAAAGCTTGATGACCTAACTGCTTTCAGAGAGAACTCCATAAAGGGTGTACAGTACGTCAGCGAAGAGAATTACATTCTCAGGGTAGGCGGGCTTGTCGAAAGGCCTTACGAGATGAGCTACTCCACTCTTCAGGAACTGGAACACACAGAGAAAGTCGTGACCCTCTTTTGTGTCGAGGGATGGACCGCCAAAATGCTGTGGGGAGGGATACCGCTCGTGGAACTGATAGAAAAGGCCGGTCCGATGGCGGAGGTGGATAACGTGATCTTCAAATCTACCGACGGCTACACTACCAGCCTGAGTCTGGATTACATTAAGGAAAGGAACATAATACTCGCCGACAGACTTAACGGTATAAAACTTCCCCCAGCGCAGGGTTTTCCTTTCATAGTGGTAGCGGAAGATAAATGGGGCTATAAGTGGGCTCGCTGGGTCGAAGAAATAGAGCTTTCGGACGATGAGACTTACCGAGGATACTGGGAGGTCCTTGGATACAGCAACAACGGTAGCCTGGACAAGCCGATGTTCGAAAGATACGACAAACCGGAGAGTTCCGGTGGAAAGGAGCTGCGCTAG
- a CDS encoding ABC transporter substrate-binding protein yields the protein MKKVLVVVLVLLSVLAFSKTTITFWHAMSGSNLTAVDNIVKGFNESQNEIEVVAQFTGSYAETLTKAIAAYRTGTHPHIVQVYEVGLQTMLDSGAILPVYQLAEPGFDWGDVVTPILNYYSVNGKLYSMPFNSSTAILYYNKDIFAAAGLDPNKPPSTFDELYEMGKKIVQSGASQGGISFGWPAWVFEQMHATHAQFYANNENGRKAKASQVLFNGEFGQKVFVEWMKWAQDNVFVYGGREYSANTAFLTGQVAMLIQSTSSVGSIQKTASFNVGTSFLPRMEGYPRGNSVIGGATIWVLKGKSEAENKAVWEFLKYIIRPEISLQWHKSTGYFPSSNTTVKLLMDEGWFASQPNHLTAFLQILSGSNIPEAQGVRLGNFVAIRDVVDSAVEKAVQYKGKDYEKEAKRILDDAAKECNNILREYIQLYGD from the coding sequence ATGAAAAAGGTTCTAGTCGTTGTTCTGGTTCTTCTCTCGGTCTTGGCCTTTTCCAAAACAACAATCACTTTCTGGCACGCGATGAGCGGAAGCAACCTAACCGCCGTTGATAACATTGTCAAGGGATTCAACGAAAGCCAGAACGAGATCGAAGTGGTTGCTCAATTCACCGGGAGTTACGCCGAAACTCTCACCAAAGCGATAGCCGCTTATAGAACTGGAACACATCCCCACATCGTACAGGTTTACGAAGTAGGGCTTCAGACCATGCTTGACAGTGGGGCTATTCTTCCGGTCTATCAGCTTGCCGAGCCGGGTTTTGATTGGGGAGACGTTGTCACTCCAATCCTGAACTACTATTCGGTGAACGGTAAACTCTACTCTATGCCCTTCAACTCCTCGACTGCCATCCTATACTACAACAAAGACATTTTCGCGGCGGCCGGGCTTGACCCCAACAAGCCACCGTCAACCTTCGACGAGCTGTACGAAATGGGCAAAAAGATAGTACAGTCAGGTGCGTCTCAAGGAGGTATATCTTTTGGCTGGCCGGCATGGGTTTTCGAGCAGATGCACGCAACTCATGCGCAATTCTATGCCAACAATGAAAACGGTAGAAAGGCCAAGGCTTCCCAGGTTCTATTCAACGGAGAGTTCGGCCAGAAAGTTTTCGTCGAGTGGATGAAGTGGGCGCAAGATAACGTCTTCGTCTATGGTGGAAGAGAATACAGCGCCAACACGGCTTTCCTCACAGGGCAGGTTGCTATGTTGATCCAGTCGACTTCCTCGGTTGGCTCCATCCAGAAGACAGCCTCTTTCAACGTCGGGACTTCCTTTCTGCCGAGAATGGAAGGGTACCCCAGAGGTAACTCAGTTATAGGAGGCGCCACGATATGGGTTCTCAAGGGAAAGTCCGAGGCTGAAAACAAGGCCGTCTGGGAATTCCTGAAGTACATCATAAGACCCGAAATCTCGCTGCAATGGCATAAGAGTACCGGTTACTTCCCCTCAAGCAACACAACCGTCAAGCTGCTCATGGATGAAGGTTGGTTCGCTTCTCAGCCAAATCACCTGACCGCCTTTTTGCAGATTCTCAGCGGATCAAACATTCCCGAAGCACAGGGGGTCAGACTGGGTAATTTCGTTGCGATAAGGGACGTAGTCGATTCGGCTGTCGAAAAGGCCGTTCAGTACAAGGGAAAGGACTACGAAAAGGAAGCCAAGAGGATTCTCGATGATGCGGCAAAAGAGTGCAACAATATATTGAGAGAGTACATTCAACTGTACGGTGATTGA
- a CDS encoding transposase, whose translation MNILASIEHFVQLRFGDFFSSIEAFYLKDILILIQGILELGHHSISSIARDPLNKVAHTTLTRFFNGNPNFWKNLEKLIQKVILSTSSEKMILVVVDTQLARRSKKIPSTTPTYDHNQKRYCQVQVLLTVGRVSDGFFPLEMMFSNSNGGPTKIERLIDWLKENEIRDAVLLGDSWYTNSHVVESYFKTAKQHFSLGKAALSTEDGHKHWTILVILAYLIFNDLHRFILEKTKSETKRYKVFETIQRAISMLRSLLLEQVKIDFHLLDSCFRSFSLLPFY comes from the coding sequence ATGAATATTCTTGCATCAATTGAGCATTTTGTCCAGCTACGCTTTGGTGATTTCTTCTCTTCAATAGAGGCCTTCTATCTCAAGGATATACTGATTCTTATACAGGGAATACTGGAGCTTGGCCATCATTCGATCTCCTCAATAGCTAGAGACCCTTTGAACAAGGTGGCTCATACAACCCTTACCAGGTTTTTCAACGGTAATCCTAACTTCTGGAAGAACCTTGAGAAGCTGATCCAGAAGGTTATTCTCTCAACCTCTTCTGAGAAGATGATACTGGTTGTGGTTGATACTCAACTGGCCAGAAGGAGTAAGAAGATACCTTCCACCACTCCGACGTACGATCACAATCAGAAGCGGTATTGCCAGGTACAGGTTCTCCTTACCGTTGGTAGAGTCAGCGATGGTTTCTTTCCTCTGGAGATGATGTTCTCGAATTCGAATGGAGGTCCCACCAAGATTGAAAGACTTATAGATTGGCTGAAAGAGAACGAGATAAGGGATGCAGTACTTCTTGGAGACTCCTGGTACACCAACAGCCATGTGGTAGAGTCCTACTTCAAGACTGCTAAACAACACTTCTCGCTCGGTAAAGCCGCACTCTCAACTGAAGATGGCCACAAGCATTGGACTATCCTGGTTATTCTTGCCTATCTGATTTTCAATGACCTTCACCGATTTATTCTCGAGAAGACTAAGTCAGAAACAAAGAGGTACAAAGTGTTCGAAACAATCCAAAGAGCGATCTCCATGCTCAGGTCTTTACTCCTGGAACAGGTCAAAATCGACTTCCATCTCCTCGATTCCTGTTTCCGATCCTTTTCTCTTCTTCCTTTCTATTAA
- a CDS encoding carbohydrate ABC transporter permease, which produces MQRRFPNRVLPYILLSPSIVIVIIFLIVPTVQSIYMSFFRVSPFGDRKFFVGFENFTRLFQSSAYLHSLIITLIFAVLVVLIGLSLGTVIAALLNQKLRGLFIYRTFFIWTYAISPAIAGTIWALMFNPSSGPIVYIIRSITGIGINWMTDRNLALAVVVIAASWKMMGYNIIFYLAGLQAIPEELLESASIDGASGVTKFFKIILPLLSPTTFFLLIMNMLYAFFDVFGIIDIMTKGGPGDATELLVYKLYRDGFISMNTGFASAQSVVLFIFVAILTVLQFKYTERKVFYG; this is translated from the coding sequence ATGCAGAGAAGATTTCCCAATCGAGTGCTTCCGTACATCTTACTTTCTCCCTCGATTGTTATAGTCATTATCTTTCTCATCGTACCGACCGTTCAATCAATATACATGAGCTTCTTCAGGGTTTCGCCCTTCGGCGATAGAAAATTCTTCGTTGGTTTCGAGAACTTCACCAGACTCTTTCAGTCGTCAGCCTATCTGCACAGCCTAATAATTACCCTTATCTTTGCCGTATTGGTGGTTCTCATCGGCCTGTCGCTGGGAACTGTTATAGCCGCATTGCTGAACCAGAAGCTGCGCGGTCTCTTCATTTACAGGACTTTTTTCATCTGGACCTACGCCATCTCACCGGCCATTGCCGGGACCATATGGGCGCTTATGTTCAACCCGTCGAGTGGTCCGATAGTTTATATAATAAGAAGTATAACGGGGATAGGAATCAACTGGATGACCGATAGAAACCTTGCTCTGGCGGTAGTTGTCATAGCCGCTTCATGGAAGATGATGGGCTACAACATAATTTTCTATCTGGCCGGACTGCAGGCAATTCCCGAAGAACTTTTAGAATCTGCCTCTATAGATGGTGCTTCAGGCGTGACGAAATTCTTTAAGATCATACTGCCGCTCCTTTCGCCGACAACCTTCTTTCTTCTGATCATGAACATGCTGTACGCTTTTTTTGACGTCTTTGGAATTATAGATATTATGACTAAAGGCGGCCCGGGCGACGCAACCGAGCTGCTAGTATATAAGCTTTACAGGGACGGCTTCATAAGCATGAACACCGGTTTTGCCTCTGCGCAATCAGTCGTTCTCTTCATTTTTGTCGCTATTCTGACAGTCCTCCAGTTTAAATACACAGAAAGAAAAGTCTTTTACGGATGA
- a CDS encoding penicillin-binding transpeptidase domain-containing protein, translated as MKSKRFDLFFILFLAAMVFFVYRLYGYQVKNNEKYVQQVENMSLRSIKTLSTRGSILDRYSTPLAWDAPIYTVRKKVVFLADDLKRTVINGFEDRDRAESFIRRLEMYGSIETDLPVVLADRLKEYPELEVSERIIRYYIENPGLAHVLGYLRGDGEAVMGVEKQYNDLLTGTPGEKVIRVDSRGNTVAVESESSPLPGDNVMLTIDAQLSMFAYDRLLATGKNGAAVVMKTNGEVLALVSVPSFNNNLFSRRISDRDWLRMNLDPSTPLINRAITPFSPGSVIKPFIAMVALAEGYDPSIEVICGGSFQYKNTSGEVQGIYRDWFLYGHGVTGLSKAITVSCNVYFYQLGLELEIETMNVYGKKWGIFEPTGIDLPGEGTGLLPSPAWKKEKTGEGWFPGDTILTSIGQGYLSITPLQLARMTAEIAIRGAEVLPFICRERSSERVVIDLNEESWDLMINAMKDVISKGGAAAESGTAYTAFRNFQWPVAGKTGTAEQGGSLPTHSWFTGFTPVEDPEIVVSVFVQDGGYGSGLASEVSRDIMEFYYENRNR; from the coding sequence TTGAAGAGTAAAAGGTTCGATCTTTTTTTCATTCTCTTCTTGGCCGCAATGGTCTTCTTCGTTTACAGGCTTTACGGCTACCAGGTGAAGAATAATGAGAAGTACGTCCAGCAAGTCGAGAACATGAGCCTGAGATCCATTAAGACTTTGTCCACCCGCGGGAGCATACTGGACAGGTACTCCACACCGCTGGCCTGGGACGCACCGATTTATACCGTCAGGAAGAAGGTTGTATTCCTGGCCGACGATCTGAAGCGTACGGTTATCAATGGTTTTGAAGATAGAGACAGAGCCGAATCATTTATCAGGAGACTCGAGATGTATGGCAGCATCGAAACGGATCTCCCGGTCGTGCTAGCCGACCGTTTGAAAGAGTATCCCGAGCTCGAAGTGAGCGAAAGGATAATAAGGTATTACATCGAAAATCCCGGACTGGCACACGTGCTGGGTTACCTGCGAGGAGACGGTGAGGCGGTCATGGGTGTCGAGAAGCAGTACAACGATCTACTTACAGGAACTCCCGGAGAAAAAGTGATCAGGGTAGATAGCAGGGGAAACACCGTAGCGGTCGAGAGCGAGAGCTCTCCCCTTCCAGGAGATAACGTCATGCTGACGATAGACGCCCAACTGAGCATGTTCGCTTACGATAGATTGCTCGCCACAGGAAAGAACGGGGCGGCGGTAGTCATGAAGACCAACGGCGAGGTCCTGGCGTTGGTGTCGGTTCCCAGTTTCAACAATAATCTCTTCTCCAGAAGGATTTCGGATAGAGACTGGTTGAGAATGAATCTCGATCCCTCAACACCGCTGATAAACAGGGCGATCACCCCTTTCTCTCCCGGTTCTGTGATCAAGCCCTTTATAGCCATGGTAGCCCTGGCCGAAGGGTACGATCCCTCGATCGAAGTGATCTGCGGGGGTAGTTTCCAGTATAAGAATACCAGTGGCGAAGTTCAGGGAATTTATAGGGACTGGTTTCTCTACGGCCACGGTGTAACAGGACTGTCGAAAGCCATAACCGTCTCCTGCAACGTTTACTTCTACCAGCTTGGTCTCGAGCTCGAGATAGAGACTATGAACGTTTACGGCAAAAAATGGGGAATCTTCGAACCTACAGGTATAGATCTTCCGGGAGAGGGAACCGGGTTGCTCCCTTCTCCGGCCTGGAAAAAGGAAAAGACCGGTGAAGGATGGTTTCCCGGCGATACTATACTGACTTCTATCGGCCAGGGATATCTCAGTATCACTCCGCTCCAGCTGGCAAGGATGACGGCAGAGATAGCCATCAGAGGGGCCGAGGTTCTACCGTTCATCTGCCGGGAAAGATCGAGCGAGAGAGTTGTGATCGACCTGAATGAAGAGAGCTGGGATCTCATGATCAACGCGATGAAGGATGTTATAAGCAAAGGCGGAGCCGCCGCCGAAAGTGGAACGGCATACACCGCCTTCAGAAATTTCCAGTGGCCCGTGGCCGGCAAGACAGGAACGGCAGAACAGGGAGGTTCGTTGCCTACCCATTCCTGGTTCACAGGATTCACGCCCGTCGAAGATCCCGAGATAGTAGTTTCTGTCTTCGTTCAGGATGGCGGTTACGGTTCGGGACTGGCCTCCGAAGTATCGAGAGATATCATGGAGTTCTACTACGAAAACCGGAATCGATAG
- the corA gene encoding magnesium/cobalt transporter CorA, which produces MAKSKLFTKRKPPSGSVPGTLSIDDSSPFPVMKLITFNEKEMEEITVEDPSLLEKHIFEKGRVNWIDVQGLGDEKTLRRLGEIFKLHPLALEDITNVPQIPKVEEYENGLFICLRMIRLEEKEVISEQVSFFVGETFVLTFQERYGDVFDPVRQRMRRGSTIRKLGNDFTVYALIDTIIDNYFPVLQETGSSLEALEDEMILKINKEKLQKLYELKHGLAELKRILWPTRDAIGQLARNENRYIDGKTALYFRDVYDHVIQSIDMLDLYRELASELMNVYLSSMSNRMNEIMKVLTIISTIFIPLSFVAGVYGMNFHFMPELELKWAYPIVLLAMVAIAGAMLYFFHKKGWFRKD; this is translated from the coding sequence ATGGCCAAAAGCAAGCTTTTCACAAAGAGGAAACCGCCTTCGGGATCCGTACCGGGCACCCTTAGCATAGACGATTCCTCGCCTTTTCCGGTGATGAAACTGATAACTTTCAACGAGAAGGAGATGGAAGAGATCACCGTCGAAGATCCCTCGTTGCTTGAGAAGCACATTTTCGAAAAGGGGCGGGTAAACTGGATTGACGTTCAGGGTCTGGGCGACGAGAAAACATTGAGAAGGCTGGGAGAGATCTTCAAGCTCCATCCACTTGCTCTGGAGGATATCACCAATGTTCCGCAGATCCCGAAAGTAGAAGAGTACGAAAATGGCCTTTTCATCTGTCTTCGCATGATAAGACTCGAAGAGAAGGAAGTGATCTCCGAACAGGTCAGCTTTTTCGTTGGTGAGACTTTCGTCTTGACTTTCCAGGAAAGGTATGGGGATGTTTTCGACCCAGTAAGGCAGAGGATGCGCCGTGGATCCACCATAAGGAAACTCGGCAATGACTTCACGGTTTATGCTCTTATAGATACCATCATAGACAATTACTTCCCTGTGCTCCAGGAAACTGGGAGTTCTCTGGAAGCACTCGAGGATGAGATGATCCTCAAAATCAACAAAGAAAAACTCCAGAAACTTTACGAACTCAAGCATGGTCTCGCCGAACTGAAGAGAATTCTCTGGCCGACTAGAGACGCGATAGGTCAGCTGGCGAGAAATGAAAACCGTTATATAGATGGGAAGACGGCACTGTATTTTCGAGATGTGTACGATCATGTCATACAGTCCATAGATATGCTCGACCTTTACAGGGAACTGGCCTCCGAGCTCATGAACGTTTATCTTTCTTCCATGAGCAACAGAATGAATGAAATCATGAAAGTCCTCACCATAATATCCACGATTTTCATACCGCTTTCCTTCGTGGCTGGTGTTTATGGAATGAACTTCCACTTCATGCCGGAACTTGAGCTGAAATGGGCCTATCCGATTGTATTATTAGCGATGGTCGCCATCGCTGGAGCCATGCTGTACTTCTTCCATAAAAAAGGCTGGTTCAGGAAAGATTGA
- a CDS encoding winged helix-turn-helix domain-containing protein, producing the protein MKTIDRVETRKGRIYDFLPGIYRLTNNERLVEHFKELTPGYRPVGEIAEWVNITLKKLPEPILEKMDLYFNWQTPLAMRLSPIISENCLKTVDEFFKALRAVSPEDLLRDFLLIGLGPRAVGFDESIISQMLGDQRKALVFLVEKAVLTPHQKAVMLDFFSNPISMKDDFVYLLEWYAEHIFPTIPFDEGALEESERDLILNLQSRGEDYLLKLIDNMRYDELEDRRKILLAISYFVENAQGGVFHPKAKNDLFVVGYRFVNSVLEDDPLNQAAARYRAMGEPRRIKLLRMLFGKRYTGYDISRKLKMSNAEVTETFSNLIACNLIKTYRTKEGVYFTADRDEVIDLLIEQLSESD; encoded by the coding sequence GTGAAAACGATCGATAGAGTCGAAACAAGAAAGGGAAGAATCTACGATTTTTTACCGGGGATATACAGACTTACAAACAACGAAAGATTGGTCGAACATTTCAAAGAACTGACGCCGGGCTACAGACCCGTCGGCGAGATAGCCGAATGGGTAAATATCACTCTAAAAAAGCTGCCTGAGCCGATACTGGAAAAGATGGATCTATACTTCAACTGGCAAACACCACTGGCCATGAGATTGAGTCCGATCATAAGTGAAAATTGTCTCAAGACGGTTGACGAGTTCTTTAAAGCCCTGCGAGCAGTATCTCCGGAAGATCTGCTGAGGGATTTCCTCCTGATCGGTCTTGGTCCGAGGGCTGTAGGCTTCGATGAGAGTATAATCTCGCAGATGCTTGGCGACCAGCGAAAAGCACTAGTTTTTTTGGTCGAGAAAGCCGTGCTGACACCCCATCAGAAAGCCGTTATGTTGGATTTCTTCTCCAATCCAATTTCAATGAAAGATGACTTTGTCTATCTTCTGGAATGGTACGCCGAGCACATTTTCCCCACAATCCCCTTCGATGAAGGTGCTCTGGAAGAGAGCGAAAGAGATCTGATCCTAAACCTCCAGTCTAGAGGTGAGGATTACCTTCTTAAGCTCATAGACAATATGCGTTACGATGAGCTGGAGGACAGAAGGAAGATACTGCTGGCCATCTCGTATTTCGTGGAGAACGCCCAGGGTGGGGTTTTCCATCCAAAAGCGAAAAATGACCTCTTCGTCGTAGGATACAGATTCGTGAATTCAGTTCTCGAAGACGATCCCCTTAATCAGGCCGCGGCGAGGTACAGGGCTATGGGAGAACCCAGACGTATAAAACTTTTGCGAATGCTTTTTGGAAAGCGCTACACCGGCTATGACATTTCCAGAAAGTTGAAGATGTCCAATGCAGAAGTTACCGAGACTTTCAGCAATCTGATCGCCTGCAACCTCATAAAGACCTACCGCACAAAAGAAGGGGTTTACTTCACCGCCGACCGCGATGAAGTGATAGATCTGTTGATAGAACAGCTTTCAGAAAGCGACTAG
- a CDS encoding DegV family protein translates to MKIGIVTDNTCNLKPGDIEKLGVNIVSLYVNRSGKYTRAIDLDLDSYYNELGSVAELPTTSQPSPQDFMEAFGRALQNFDVLVVPLISGKLSGTFVSASIASRDFDMPIHVIDTLLTENGLGMLVKNLSKMIANGSDTDALVKYATDFHKKIRTIFSVDDLNYLYKGGRIGKAKALMGNLLKMKPVLQLEDGELKPVENIRGNKKLLQSMVDHTLKGKDPADLKKVEIVYIKRNEDAEELKRILLERVPNIEVEISLIEPVIGTHLGPEGIGIISEWA, encoded by the coding sequence ATGAAAATAGGCATAGTCACAGACAATACGTGCAACCTTAAACCCGGCGATATTGAGAAGCTGGGAGTAAATATAGTATCTCTCTACGTCAACAGGTCCGGTAAATACACCAGAGCAATAGATCTCGATCTCGATTCCTATTACAACGAGCTAGGGTCTGTCGCAGAACTTCCAACCACTTCGCAGCCCTCTCCCCAGGATTTCATGGAGGCCTTCGGCAGGGCTCTACAAAATTTCGATGTTCTCGTTGTTCCTTTGATTTCAGGTAAGCTGAGTGGCACTTTCGTTTCGGCGAGCATAGCGTCAAGGGATTTTGACATGCCCATTCACGTCATCGATACTTTGCTGACGGAAAACGGTCTGGGAATGCTGGTTAAGAACCTGTCGAAAATGATCGCGAACGGAAGCGATACCGATGCTCTTGTCAAGTATGCCACCGATTTTCATAAGAAAATCCGCACAATCTTTTCTGTGGATGACCTGAACTATCTCTACAAGGGCGGAAGAATCGGAAAGGCTAAAGCCCTTATGGGAAACCTTCTGAAAATGAAGCCCGTTTTACAGCTTGAAGATGGTGAATTGAAACCCGTCGAAAACATCAGAGGCAACAAAAAACTCCTCCAGAGTATGGTGGATCACACCCTGAAAGGTAAGGATCCGGCCGATCTCAAGAAAGTTGAAATCGTATACATAAAGAGAAATGAGGATGCCGAAGAATTGAAGAGAATACTGCTGGAAAGGGTGCCGAATATCGAAGTTGAGATCTCGTTGATCGAACCTGTGATAGGCACGCATCTAGGTCCGGAGGGGATCGGTATAATCAGCGAATGGGCATAG
- the speE gene encoding polyamine aminopropyltransferase produces the protein MEDRELRTLNHMLFMEHYTGGNAGLFMKMKRLVYSYQSPYQRIDIFEHPEFGMVLVLDGITMFTEADEFMYHEMLVHVPIFTHPDPKRVLIIGGGDGGSLREVLKHNSVEEAVLCEVDPYVIEASRKYLKEMSIELDNPRATLVNENGADYVRKFKDRFDVIVVDSTDPTAGEGGHLFTKEFYVNCYAALRKDGVFCAETEDPFYDKGWVAIAFNRISSVFPICRMYTSFMTTYPSGMWTYTIGSKTFDPIKDFDEERVLDFNAPLRYYNSEIHTAAFALPNFLRELTGQF, from the coding sequence ATGGAAGACCGTGAACTGAGAACCTTGAACCACATGCTCTTTATGGAACACTATACCGGTGGAAATGCCGGTCTGTTTATGAAAATGAAGCGACTCGTTTACTCGTATCAGAGCCCTTATCAAAGAATAGATATCTTCGAGCATCCCGAATTCGGGATGGTCCTGGTTCTAGATGGGATAACCATGTTCACCGAAGCCGACGAATTCATGTACCATGAGATGCTGGTTCATGTCCCTATATTCACCCATCCCGATCCCAAAAGAGTTTTGATAATAGGTGGAGGAGACGGTGGAAGCTTGAGAGAAGTCTTGAAGCATAACTCCGTTGAAGAAGCAGTGCTTTGTGAAGTGGACCCTTATGTGATAGAGGCTTCAAGGAAATATTTGAAGGAAATGTCGATCGAACTTGACAACCCCAGAGCTACCTTGGTGAATGAAAACGGTGCGGATTACGTAAGAAAATTCAAAGACCGCTTCGATGTCATTGTAGTCGATTCGACCGATCCCACTGCCGGTGAGGGTGGACATCTCTTTACCAAAGAGTTCTATGTGAATTGCTACGCCGCGCTGAGAAAGGATGGTGTCTTCTGCGCCGAAACGGAGGACCCCTTCTACGACAAGGGTTGGGTCGCCATAGCCTTCAACAGGATCTCTTCGGTTTTTCCCATATGCAGGATGTACACGAGTTTCATGACCACTTACCCGTCAGGTATGTGGACCTACACAATCGGTTCAAAAACCTTCGACCCAATCAAGGACTTCGATGAAGAAAGAGTCCTGGATTTCAATGCTCCTTTGAGATACTACAACAGCGAAATTCACACCGCGGCCTTCGCGTTGCCAAACTTTCTGAGGGAGTTGACAGGACAGTTCTAA
- a CDS encoding transglutaminase-like domain-containing protein has product MKAKLILFVVLISTIVLGTTLQRSDEYLQRQNEVKLAVEFFLTFEEARDIIMKHYPELKSDEEVRRFIVDRDIQRRTIDGVEMYFGEFEHNLFTRDPELVKREPEWSAANTLLVKYLLSEYGPRQTPFANFKPAFSPYFNPKDYLVEYTVNTERSLLPEKGSLKIWFPLPLQTATQENIYILEVTPEEAVVGVPRIDGDIAYVLLEFDLSDLKEDLNISVKFTFRHYQQQFDIDPEKVGEYDTESSLYKNYTKSEGSIFFDESFEKLARKIVGEETNPYLQAKKIYHYVVENILYSYMAHVAIEAEGIPESVYSFEHGYGDCGTQSIIFSALCRSIGIPARAPGGFQIFTGQLGSHFWAEFYLPNYGWVPVDTSAGQIATYTLGITEDERQNFIDYFFGNQDPLRFVVQNSVDFMPDERPADAQFLEITLQSPFIESEFGNENLGVTMTILDSFEMKTILLR; this is encoded by the coding sequence GTGAAAGCGAAACTGATTCTTTTTGTCGTTCTAATATCTACAATAGTTCTCGGAACCACGCTTCAAAGATCCGATGAATATCTTCAAAGACAGAATGAGGTCAAACTCGCGGTTGAATTCTTCCTGACTTTCGAAGAGGCCAGAGATATCATTATGAAGCACTATCCTGAACTCAAGAGTGATGAAGAAGTAAGAAGATTCATAGTGGATAGAGATATTCAGCGACGTACCATTGACGGTGTTGAAATGTATTTTGGAGAATTCGAACACAATCTTTTCACCCGCGACCCCGAACTGGTAAAGCGCGAACCCGAATGGTCAGCCGCCAATACCCTGCTGGTCAAATACCTTCTAAGTGAGTATGGACCCCGGCAGACACCTTTTGCCAATTTCAAACCTGCCTTTAGCCCTTATTTCAACCCAAAAGACTATCTTGTCGAATATACGGTAAACACCGAAAGATCCTTGCTGCCTGAAAAGGGCTCTCTGAAGATCTGGTTCCCTCTTCCCTTACAGACGGCTACACAGGAGAACATCTATATCCTGGAGGTGACTCCAGAAGAAGCGGTGGTCGGAGTCCCCAGAATCGATGGTGATATTGCTTATGTTCTGCTTGAATTCGATCTTTCTGATCTAAAAGAAGATTTGAACATCTCGGTGAAGTTCACTTTCAGACACTATCAGCAGCAGTTCGATATAGATCCGGAAAAGGTGGGCGAATACGACACCGAAAGTTCACTGTATAAGAATTACACAAAATCCGAAGGCAGTATCTTCTTTGATGAAAGTTTCGAAAAGCTGGCTAGGAAAATCGTCGGAGAAGAGACGAACCCATACCTCCAGGCGAAGAAAATATACCATTATGTCGTAGAAAACATCCTGTATAGTTATATGGCTCACGTTGCGATCGAAGCTGAAGGCATACCCGAAAGTGTTTACTCATTCGAACACGGTTACGGAGACTGTGGAACTCAGTCCATTATCTTCTCTGCACTCTGCAGATCTATCGGCATACCGGCTAGGGCACCGGGAGGCTTTCAGATCTTCACAGGCCAGCTCGGGTCGCATTTCTGGGCCGAGTTCTACCTGCCAAACTACGGATGGGTTCCGGTAGATACCTCTGCTGGCCAGATTGCGACCTACACCTTGGGTATCACCGAAGATGAGCGACAGAATTTTATAGATTACTTTTTCGGTAATCAGGACCCGCTGAGATTTGTTGTCCAGAATTCTGTGGATTTTATGCCCGATGAGAGACCGGCCGACGCTCAGTTCCTGGAGATTACGCTTCAAAGCCCATTTATCGAAAGTGAGTTTGGAAACGAGAATCTCGGAGTCACGATGACGATACTGGATTCCTTTGAGATGAAGACGATTTTGCTCAGATGA